The genomic stretch TGGCCGAGGCACTGGCCGAGTACATCCACAAGCAGGTGCGGATTGAACTGGGTGCCGCCGGGCACGACGCGCGCGATCTCGGCAAGCTGTTTCAGCAAGGGTACCAGGGTAGTCGCTACAGTTTCGGGTACCCGGCCTGTCCGCGGCTCGAGGACCAGGTACTACTGATGAAGCTGCTGCGGCCGGAGCGGATCGGCATCACGTTGAGTGAGGAATTCCAGCTCGATCCGGAGCAATCAACGAGCGCGATGATCTCTTATCACCCGGAGGCGCGCTATTTCAACGTGCGGTAGCCAGCGCGGGCTCGGCCCGCCAAAGGGGGGCGCGTGAGCAGGTCGCCCACTGCACGCGCACAATGTGCGCGGCAGGCACCACGAAATTCTCCACAATCCCCTTGCTTTCGCCGCCATAAGGCGTACACTTGACTACTTAGGTGGATCTGACGACCGGCTTGAAAGACAACGGCTTCCCCCAAGAAAGCTCTTCCCCCTTCTTGCCACTATCGCCTGCTCCTACCTCAGGGCCACTGTAGGCCCGATTCGGAAGACCCGGAAATCTATGCGGGTCAGCAGCGCCATGACAGGAGAAATGTGCATGGGCAAGAAATTGTATGTCGGAAACCTCGGTTACTCGGTCACGGGCTCGGATCTCGAGCAACTCTTCGGCGCCCATGGCCAGGTCGAGTCGGCTCAGGTCATCACCGACCGCGACAGCGGCCGCAGCAAGGGCTTCGGCTTTGTCGAGATGAGCTCCAGCGAGGAGGCCCAGGCGGCCATCTCCGCGCTGAACGGCCAGCAGCACGAGGGGCGTTCCCTGACCGTCAACGAGGCCAAGCCGAAGGAGAGTGGTGGCGGTGGGCGCTCCGGTGGCGGCAGCCGCGGTGGTTACGGCGGTGGCGGCGGCGGTGGCGGCGGACGCCGCTGGTAGGCCGGCAACCGACCTGAACTGAACACGAGAGGCCGCTTCGGTGGCCTCTCGTTTTTTTATGGTTCAGTCCAGCCCCCCTGCC from Phycisphaerales bacterium encodes the following:
- a CDS encoding RNA-binding protein; this encodes MGKKLYVGNLGYSVTGSDLEQLFGAHGQVESAQVITDRDSGRSKGFGFVEMSSSEEAQAAISALNGQQHEGRSLTVNEAKPKESGGGGRSGGGSRGGYGGGGGGGGGRRW